In Pyrus communis chromosome 11, drPyrComm1.1, whole genome shotgun sequence, the sequence ggtggtgtaatgatgaagtggaatggctgaaaatgcaagggggagtgaaggccacggcaaaggtgttttggtgcatgtgttggctgttttgtttgttggttaaagcttgtgtttgcatgtgaatgttgtttgtgttttaaagaatgaatggtggtgtaataatgaagtgtgatgagtgataagtgtatgatatgttgagtgataagataagtggttattgatatgtagatgaatgaatgatatgataagtaataaatatatgatatgtggtgagtgataagtgaatggtttgataagtgataaatgaactagtttaaagggctagggtttaagtacatagaatgggcctaaaataggttggtttgtatggcataatgtgttgtgtcttcaagtgcatacaaggccttcaaattcgtccatcctcttggctccatggataagctatccaatccatgcccaaaaatgctccaaatggcctcaaaatgcactttcttgctccctaggcccttagaacctgaaaacacacaaaagaagcataaaggactaaaataacgagagaaacataacgtaaatgcacgagaacaagccatttaagtcgcatgaatatgctcctatcagctacAAGCCTGGCCTTATGCTTCTGTATAGATCCATCCAGGTTCATTTTGGTCTTGAAGATCCATTCTACCTCCACAATAAGCTTTCTATTTGGTCTGTTCACCAACTCCTAAGTACAATTCTTCTATGAGATTTCCTCCTGCATTGCTTTATTCCAGGCTTGATCTTGTGAGGCATCTTTATAGTTCTCTAGATCAATTACACTCAGCTTGTATTGTGTAAACACATCTTCTAGTTTTCTCCACTTCTTTGGAGTGCTATCATAGGTCTCAATGATCTTAATTTCATTTTCACTAGAATTTCTTACATTCATAGGACTAGAAACACTTGGCTCACTTTCAGTGCGCACAGGTTGTGAAGACAAACCTGAATTATTTTCCCTTGAGCTTTCTCCACCATCATTTCCAATCTCAATGATATTCATAGACTTATTTGCATTTGACCATAGAACTAAGATATATTGAGTTTCCATTGTTTCCCACTTCAGTAATGCACCTTCATAAAAAATAACACTTCAAGAGACAATAATCTTACTGGATCTGGGATCAAATACCTTGTATCCTTTTTCTCTAGTTCCATACCCAACAAACACTCCCTTTTAACCTGTTTCATCTAATTTCTGCCTTTGCTGAGAAAGAATATGCGTGTAACAGACTGATCCAAAGATTCTTAAGTGCTTCACCCCTGCATTTCTCCCACTGAAATCCTCAAAAGGTGTTTTGTTCTCTAAAGCTTTTCTAGGGCACCTATTTAAAAGATAGACTGCAGTGTGTACAGCTTTTCCCTAAAATTTAAGTGGCAGCTTCTTGTAATAGCATTGTCCTTGCCATTTCAACTATTGTACGATTCTTTCTCTAAGCAACTCCACTTTGCTATGGAGAATATGCAACTGTTAATTGTTTTTCAACCCCCAAGTCTTCATAGAACTTGTCAAATTGTAGAGAGGTATACTTTCCTCCCCTATCACTCATAAACTTATTCAATTTGCACTCACTTTGCAGTTCTACCATGGCtttgaatcttttgaacatAACAAACACATCTGACTTGTTCTTCAAAAAATAGACCCAATACATTCTTAATTTGTCATCAATAAATGTGAAGAAGTACCTATTACCACCAAGATTATCACACATGGGTCCACAAACATCAATGTGCATAAGTTCTAGAAGAGTTGATGTTCTCCAAGTTTTGTCTCTTGAATAGGCTTCTCTGTGAGCTTTTCTAGTggcacaaccttcacatacatGATTGCAGTTTGTGAGTTGAGCAGTCCATAGACCATACTCTTATCCTGTAACAATTTCAGGCTATCATAATTTAAATGCTCAAACCTTCTATGCTATTTTCAGGAGTGATCTTCAAGAGTAGCTTTATTTGCCATCACATGATTTACAGATTCAAATTCAAGTGGGAAGCATCTATTTCCCTTCATTTGAATTGTAGCAATATGATCCTTCAAGCTTCAGTCTCCCAAAGATGCATGCCATGAAATCACCAAGTAACAGCCAATATCCATGCTCTACCAATTGCCCTACACTAAGGAGATTTTCATCTAATCATGGCACTGTCATTACTTCTAGTATGAATCTAGTACCGCTCTTAGTTTCAACAACTAGAGTTCCTTAGCCTGCAGACTCAACTAAATCAGCTCTGTCCATTTTGACCTTGCACTTTATACTTTTATCAACCTTGATAAATAATGACTCATTGCTAATCATGTGGTTACTACAACCACTGTCTAAATACCAAACACCACATTTTCTCTGTACCTCAGCTTTGTGACATGCATGGAACATCATGGTGGTATCCTGAACTTGATTTGCATAGTTaaccacttgatttttctttgGTTGATGATAGTCCCTCATTAAGTGACCAAACTTATTGCAATTGTGGCATCTAGGTTTTCCTTTGAACCTGCATTCTCCATAATGAGCCTTTTCACAATGTTTGCACTTTAATTTACCAGAATCAATGTTCTCACCCAACTTCTCATATTGATGAGATTTATTTTCTCACCTTACAGGTCTAGGCTTCCAATTCTTCTTAGCCTTATTATAGTTCCCCTGTGAAGAAAACTTGTTTTGTGAACTGAAAGAGATACTCATGCCAACAAAGGCCTTTTTAGAACCTTTAACTTCTTCTATATGCCTGTTCAATCTCAGTTCATAGCTCTTGAGAGAGCTAACAACTTCTTGCACAGTTACCGAATTCATAAGTGGTTTTCTCAATTACAACACAAGTGAGATCATACATTCTAGTTAGGCTTACAAAATCTTTTGAACCTCTTTTTGATGAGTGAGATTTTCACCATAAGACTTCATTTGATTTACAAGCTCAAATAATTGAGTAAGATAATCTGATAACTACTcagtttctttcattttcatacaTTTAAATTCCTAGCGTAAACTTCGTAGGTTTACTAACCTGGCTTGTTCATCTCCTTTGAATTCTTACTGAAGCAAATCTCACGCCCCTTTTGACGTTTCTTGATTCACAATCCAAGGAAAAATCTCCTTGGATACAACACTTTGAATGATACCCAAGGCTTTGGCATCCTTCATTAGTTGTTCATCCATGTACACATTCAGTTTTTCATCGTCACCAGAAACATAGCTGGATGCAGCGACATCCTTCTTCTTGGTATTCCCTTTCTTTAACTCAGGAATCATAATACCTTTGTCAACAAATTTTCGGATCCCATATGATTTTAAAATCATAATCATTCTAACCTTCCAGAACTCAAATTCAGTGTCATCGAATATGGGAGCCCGTAGCTCACCACCACCAGATCCAGCCATTTCAACTATGATCTAGTCTGATCGAAGAAAGTCCAATTCGATTTCTTTGATTAAATTTCACAACAACAACGCTCAGTTCAAGTTCgaactaggctctgataccatgttgaattCTCACTATCAATCACACAAATTGGATCATATCGCACAGAAGAATTTTAGAGtgatgaaagagagagagaaagagagagtgaacTCAAAGAATATTCAGGCCAAAATCTACACATATTCTTTCAGTATGTAGAGATTTCATTCAACATAATTGTCCAAAAAGAGCTGTTAGGCTTACACATATAAGAGAGAGTTTATGAACTCATCTCATCCATTCAATTAGCTATGCCCTATGAGACACTACCACATGCTCACATTTGAGCCTAAAGAAACTAGATTTAATCTTAGCCCTTGGTATGTAACAACTATACAAAAAACTTTTAATTAACAGATGAAATAGAGGTTTAAGCCTTAATTCCAACAAAAGAAACACTCAAATAAATCAGTTATGTTACAAAGGCCAGTGTTTTGCTGACATGTCGTGGTATGATTGTAGGACATACTAGGAACTGGAAATTATGGTTTTGGTGCAAACAAACCAATTGTGGACCACTTCAAACTAGTTGCTCATAAATCAAAAATACTCAGCTCACAAATACATTACTTTAGACGATGATGTTGCTGGTGAAGAGAAGTAGGGTGACACCGACATCGATTTGAGCCTCAAATCGAGTTGGCCTATCGGTGGGTGTTAAGATCTATGCTAGAAATGAGTGTGAAGATTTGACGAGAAGGTCATTGAGTAAGACAAAGACACGAGGAGATAAGTAAAGGTCTTGGCAATCCTATACTTCTCGAGGAGGGGGTAGGTGCCTCACTATGACCTTCTAGTGAGGCCTTTAGCCGAGGCGATTCCCTCATATTCCCATTAGAGATAGTCCTTGCGAGTAACAAACATGGAATTACACTATGAGTCCAATCTAGTCCACTAAAGactagtgagggcaaacaaagtATCAAAGAGTTTAAAGTATGTCTTCACGTatagcatttttcttttaatagaTGACCCCTTCATTTGGGATTGAACACTAAAAAGTGCTAAAAAGTCTAATAGAGACTGTTTTCAATGCCTATTAACTACACAAGAGACTAATTTTGTCTCAAAAGAGACTAAACAAAATCAATTCCTATAGAGCCAAATTTTAGAAGTTGGAATATGTGGGAGATAAGCGACTCTTCGATGTACCTAAAACAAAATATGCAACGTTATTATTTCACTCAAATTTTAAcacgtaaatttttttatatttccatAGAAGTGGATCTATCAATCATGCTATTCACCCTTATCTATAACATGTGGAATAATGTTTTACTCCTGATACCCATAAAAGTTTCTCCATAAAATGCTTACCCATAAAAATCTAGTTCCTAATTAGGTGCTAATTTGCGATCCATACTTTATAGACGGGGTGGagatagaaatttttttatgggTGGGCTAGCTAAAAAAATTACGGTAAAatcaaatgatatttttttatttgctgCATACGTATTGTAtgcaaaaaatttaagtttaacttttgtatttgtatactttaaaattttgttgGCATGAACTTAATAAGCTTCATAGTTGCAAACTGCAAAAGTTACAATAAACCATCCAATTTCACATATATTTAGATGAAAACACAAGAAGAAGATAGAAAACTTGATTCATGGATTATCTCAATTACAACCACACAACTAGCACAAAATAAAACCAAGAAAGTATAAGTAAAgacaatcttaaaaaaaaaaaaatttgattgaaaataatataaaggCCACTGAATAATTCTGAACAAAATTACATTACAATTTtcatggtttttattttattttatttgtagttGTGCTATATACTCACTGGActagattcattaaaaataTCCAgcctggatttttttttttttttgtatattatATTAGGTTATACACTAAAGCACATACATATTACAATAAACTCTCCCTGAGCTACAGCCCACCGTAGCCTTTAGTGTGGCTCTACAAGGTGAAACATGCAAGGCCGACACATATTGTTAGGAAAAGAGTTATGATTAGGGATGGGCTAGCAACTTGAGTGGTAATGATAGGAAAGGCATTAGGATTAGGGTAATGGGGTAGAAACTTCGGTAACATTGATAGGAAAAGGACTAGGATTAATGGGCTAGAATCACATAAGCATAAAATCACATAGAAAGTAGGTAATTATCACAAAAAAAAGGTAAGTGCATATTTTTGGGTGAGATTAAGTACTCTGGTTGAGTGCAAAACAGGATTAAGAGATTTGTAATATCTTTGTATCCATATTTTTAGCTTAAACTTTAGAGATCACCGACCCAAAATCCCACCTTGATCTTATGCTTCACAACCATGTCACCGGTTCTTACCATTATATATACCAGTTACCTTCATAACAAGACATACCAAAGTCTAGAGAGCTTACCATATTCTCTCCAAAATTTCTCAACAATATTCTAGGGTTTGCCATATTctctccaagattgcacaataATATTCTAGGATTTTGCCTTTAGTTTCCTTCCCTTTAGGGTTTGCCATTAGTTCTCATTCCGTCTAGGGTTTTCCATTAATATCACCACTGCTATTTCTAACAATGGCTAAGGGTCCTAATAATAAGATCACAGACAAAGATATTGCTAATGGGAAAAAGGAGAGGGAAGGTCCAAGAAGGGTTGAAATCAAGAGAGTTGAAGACAAGAACAAGCGTCACGTGACCTTCTCCAAGCGCAAAAGGGGTATTTTCAATAAAGCCGCGGAACTCAGCGTTTTGACTGGTGCAGAGACGGCCGCAATTGTCGTGTCAAGCAATGGCAAGGTTTTCTGCTTCGGAAGCCCCTCCCCTGACGCTGTCATTGACCGCTACCTTGGCGAAAATACCTCCTTACTACCTGCAGGTCAACCAGATAATCATCTCCAAAACAACAACATTCACCATTCTAGTAgtaagaaacaaatagaggatTATGTGGAAGCTTCGAGACGCTTGAAGGAAGCGAAAGTACTGAAGGGTGGGAAGAATAGTAATAATAATGGAGGAGAAGGACGGGAAAGAGGGTGTTCTTATGGGTGGTGGGAGAGGCGGATTGGGATGATGAGTAGTTTGGAAGAATTAGAAGAGTACAGGGATGCCCTGTACAAGTTGAAACACAACGTGGAGGTTCGAACCAATCGGATGATTCGGGAAGCTAGTCCTTCCAATCACTTTTCCCTACTTTTGTTTATGGATGATATCTGGAGTTCTCCTGAATTAAGCCAGGGTCAAGGGTGCATGGCACCggaatttaatttcttcatatGATATCGATGTAAAGAAGTATGATTGGAACGGAGTTACTTATCTTTTGTAATCGTCAAGGCTTTTGGTGAAGGGTTTTTAGCTGGATAGGGTTGATGACTTAACAGGTTATATATATGGCAATTATCAACTAGTTTtatcatgtatatatagttGGTTAATAGTTCTTtcaattaattagtaatttatGCATGCTTCTTgatttgaggttttttttttaaggtaaaCGATTTGAGGTTTGGAATGCTTTATGCATGTTGTCCTTTTATCTGTAGTttatatgaaaaatataaagttaTTATAGGAATGTATCACCTGGTGACGCAAGGAAAAGATTGTAGAACCCTAGAGTTTTGTATTGCATTTGAGAGCAAAAGTGAGTTTCATTGAGAGCAAACTTCATGAGGCTTTATAAACCTAGATATCATGTATATTTTAGAACATATTCATTCATAAACATTCATCTATGTGAAAAAGCAGTGTGCATCCTTTTTGCTTGTGAGGTCCTCGTGCTACAAGAACAAGAAGTACAAAAGAGAACTTTAAGTATAGTAAGTCTATGTTTGAGTCTTATAAAAGTCTTCCTTAATTAGTGGATTCTTTCTCGGCTGTGTGCGATAAATTTTCCCCATTATATGTGCGATTTTACCATGTAAAATAAATCCTTATGTTCATTGTTCTTCTTATATATTTATCTTCGTTTTCACTGTTACACAGTATGATGCTAGATCATCCAAATTACGTTTATAGTATACTGAATCTTATATGGCTATAGCTCAAAGGTTTGATATAAGTTTCCCTAAACAAATGATTTGGGATACTCATTCCAATTACTTCTTACTCTTCGCTTTGGGTTATTAGAGTAGGTAGTTGTTCTGAATTAGACAAGGGTGGGAGTATAGTTATCATATTGGTGGTGTAATAAATAcatgtgtctgtgtgtgtgctTTGTTATTTTCTCTAACTTCATTATGTATGCATACTGAATGTGTCCAGTACGAGGTTTGGGATGCTTAGTTGTTCTTTTACCGTTTAACTCATATCATAAATATATGGATATATTTagttttttctatctttttgcTTGTGAGGTTTATGCTATTGTTGATTCTTGGATCAATTGAGTGTATGTAACACTCATCTTATAATCATTTTTGTGGATTCTTGCATGCAACGAGTGTATATAAGACTAATCTTATAATCATCTCTCACATGTTGGTTAGCGAGCGGTTATTGCAAGATAGAGACATTGATAATACACATCTTATATTGTGCTAGTATTTTTTCTGTGATGACAGGTTTTGTAACCTAGGAGACTAGGAAGTTGATTGATGTAAATTTCCTAATCATCAGTACTCCTCCTGATTGTTATATATCCTCGCTTTTGATTATGGATGATGGTATAGTTTTCCGATTACgagtttattttatattggtgATGATGTAAATATAGCTAGGATGGGATTAAGAGCTTATAAATGTAACATATGACCATATTTGTTATGGAGGATTAAGCTAGACTAGGTTGGACTAGCTAAATAACAAGATCTATTGTGCAATGAAGGAAGACTATGAGTGTTGTCTTCTAATTTGGAGGCTTAATATGGACTACTCATAAGTGATGCCTAAACATATCCTCCCTATTCCCACAATTTAAAAGGGGATTCAGGGGATTAATGGGATAAGTTTTTGGCATAACCtcttaggaatattccatcttAAATTCTTCAAGATGGAATATCATATCATATTCTTCATTGATGGTACATGAAATCTAGTCATTTAGCTAGCTAGTCAAGTCTAGCCCCCTATATCAAATGTGGCCTATATTACTATGAATATAGATGTGcttttcacacacctttttagcCTCTTACATACTCCTGTTTATCTTGGCCGatgattcttttttatttattcaattcaatggcCATAAATAATGAAGAGTGtatgtgttgaccctaaaagCTACTTAGCTTACTTGGCGCGCATGCCAAATagctaatgagctaactacgtcattcgattgaatgcggggcatgccaactcatTGACTGAGCTCGATCGGTGAGTAAGTGAATGTTGTGGTGGTGTCAAATGTGCTACTGACTTCTGTTATCTGAGTGATTACGACCGAGGAAGAAACTCATCTAGGTCTTTGGGCTCTAGAACCAGAAGATAAAGTTGCTAGTTACTTCGAAGTTCAAATGAggttcggctttcaatgtgccgaacaCCAACTAGGAACACCTCACTTCAGGCGAGAAGGCTAGTGAGATGACATCTTTCAACAAGAACTCAAAGATTCTTTGTTGGTAGCAACTTAGATAGGTAGTCAACCAAGGTCGAAGTAGTGTTGTTTCTACAAACTGGAAGGTGCTCCTCGATCGCATGACTCTACGGATTCAGTGTTGTTTATACAATCTATAAATGTCGTCGGTTGTCAAGCACAGTGCTATTTATACAAACTAGAAGATGTGTTTGATGAAGTTAGGAAGATTACGGTTTTTCTCAAAGATGAGAGGGTTTCGCATAGAGCGAGAATTTGCGCAGCGCGTTTGTGTGTTAAGTTGAAGATCCCCAAATGTTGCAGAACCTCTTTTATTTATAGGAGTGGTTTTCATGCTGATCACCTTATGTCGCGGTAGAGTCATATCTAGATTGTATTCCTTCAACATCCCTTGATCCAATACCATTTCATTCTGATCTCTGGATCGGACTTGGCCACTCCTATCGAAACTTCGGACTCTGAACCTAGTCCATTTTCTGTATTTAATTCATTCTTGGTCTTGATCAGCTATGAACGTTAATTCTTGGAATATTATGAATCTTATCAACGTTCATCCTGATTCTTAACAATTTTACTCGATTTAGGACTCAACCAAATCCAACCTGACTCCACAAGAGTCAAATATTGATTAGGATTTGGCTACCCCGCCTTGGGCTGACGTGGTCTCGAAGAGCTATCCTGGGTACTGAAGGTCTTCATTTTGGGCCGAGTGGACCAAGCTCAAAGTCACACTCAGTCCAAACCCAATATTTTGAATCCAAATAGAATGAGAAGCTAAAAAGGGTGTGCAAAAATCACTTTGGAATGTACTTATCTTTCGTTTGTAGATGATCTGGCTTTGATGGAGTCATGGAGGGTTTTAGAGCTTGCTAGTGTTTATGGATACGTTACTAGTTTCATCAATGTATATATACTTggttcttttaattttctttaacttCATTGTAATATACATGTCAGATTCAATATGAATGTTTAGTTGTTCTTTTATCTTTAATTaatatgataaataaataaatggataTATGCTATCACTATTCGTTTTATGTATTTGTGGAAAAATCATTGTATGCTCTTATTTCAATTGTCTAGTTTCTGTAAATCGTTGAAAAATTATAGCATGCAAAGGGTTTCTAGCTATATTTATTTTACACTTTTTCAAAGCCATCTCTCACGTTTTTGGTCATATGAACAAACCATGAGAGGAGGATTCAAAGGCATATTGCTATGAGGGAGGATTTATCTTTTTCCACTCTTCCAGTTTATGCGATTTATGAAAATTCTTGCACATATACAACCAGCATATTTTCTCACGTAGCTATCTCTCATGTGTTTATCATATTAACAATTTTTAGAGAACCTAATGCTCTAGGAGAAGATGATATACAATAGCTTCTATACGTTGAATGTTTAACCCCGTTGTTAACCgtgcagaaaaaaaaagaaaaaaaaagaaagaatcgaaaCCATTCTTATTCTTTATTTCTTTACGATtactaaaatttcatcattttaaaTTCCTTAGAGCATTTCCAAAGGAATTGTctaattttgaacataaaatttgaatttgacaaCCTATGTAGCATTTTGAcatctttcaaaattttactCTCCACtcaatatgtcaaattaaatattattttattacactattttcttttctttttattttattaaactattattttatgcCTCTTCTTTCTAGACTTCTCCTATCATCTTTGTGgcgttttaaaaccctaaaactcaCCATCCCAAGAGGTCTAATCTCTCTCCTTGCTAACCTCTCACTAAAGCCAGTCCCTTTGCTGCTCACTCATGGCTGGAACTAAGGACCAAGGCGAACCCACATTTCCAGCGAAGCTCAAACCCGATCTCAGCTGCGGCGACCAGCCCGACTGCCCCCAACAAAACCCACAAGCTTGAAGTTCCCGATAACAATTGGTGTAGatctgataaaaaaaattaataaaaaaaaatttgacactgctgccaaatttgacaacaagggGGAGAGCTGCTATTacatgtcatgccacatcagaTTTGACTTCTCGGTTGGAAAACATTGCAGCTgtctttttttactgttattgcTAATTTAGACATctcttttggagatgctcttagtaaTGTAAAATTTTTTCATCTAAACATAGTATAACTATTGGTTCCATCTTGAAATTCTGTAATCCAATTCCTACaaaaataaggatcaaaatgagaggACTAGTAAATCACCCCGTTATATTTTCATTCCCCTATTCATGATTGTCCTTATTCTAAATAAGTAAACATGTTCCTTTTTTTACAACGCCTCGTATTATTACTTTTATAAGTGAGAAATTTTACATTCAAATCTTATAAATCgtaaattcgataccaaattattaCGTATGCGCATTACATGGCTTATGCTTTCTCATTAGGCTGGACATTTAAGTATGGTAACAATAACATACGAAGCAAACTCCTACGATAGGTCACAAGAGGACACACTTTTTTGGTGTAGGAGAATTGAACCCCCAAACCGCACCGTATCTTGTTTTGGAAACCCTTTGAATCTTACAAGTTAAAACGGCTCCACTCAAGTGTCTGGATTCGGTGGGAGTTTCGGTGACTCTATTCGGTGCAGAAATCCAACTAGCTTCGGTAAGCTCTCTCTTCCCTACAATTACAGACTGCAAATtctaaatccattcaaatttttCGTAAATGGGTTTTATTTCTCTGTATCGTTTTTGTTTCTCATAGTTCGTACTTGTGGATTTATGGATGCTGGACGGGTTTTTCTCAGGCAAAACCCAGCAAATGTAAAATGGGGTTTCATGGGTTTTGTTTATTGGGTAAACTACGTAAATGGGttgctgtaattttttttattatattggaTTTTAAGTagaattttgttgttttgaacTGCAGAGATCAAGGAATTGTTGttttatttgaattaatcagaaaCTAAACTTCAAACCGGTATAATTATGCAGCtactgttttcttttcttttcttttctttttttttccgacAAACGATAGTTTTAGTGGGTTAAATTGTTGAATGTTAGGTTGGGAGGGTGATCGGTAGGGGTCGAACCCACACTAGGGTGCATAGGCATTATGCAGCTACTTAATGCTCTAGTTTTAGGCAACTTTGGAAAACTAAATATTCCTAACTAAAGAGTTTTCGATTTCATTGGTTACATCTGATAATTCAGAGTTTAtacaatttaatttataaatttctgGATTCTTATAATTTTGGAAATCATTCGGACAATTCATATGCGGTGGAAATTCAAATGTGCATCTACCCTGTGTTGAGATGTAGTACTTGTATATGAGATTTGGGTTTAGGTGGGAATGTGGATGTGATCTGTGTGTGTATGTAAATGAAATATGAATTTGGTGCACATAGATTCTGGAACTTTGCGTTTGACTCTGTAAGTTCTG encodes:
- the LOC137709072 gene encoding agamous-like MADS-box protein AGL29 — its product is MAKGPNNKITDKDIANGKKEREGPRRVEIKRVEDKNKRHVTFSKRKRGIFNKAAELSVLTGAETAAIVVSSNGKVFCFGSPSPDAVIDRYLGENTSLLPAGQPDNHLQNNNIHHSSSKKQIEDYVEASRRLKEAKVLKGGKNSNNNGGEGRERGCSYGWWERRIGMMSSLEELEEYRDALYKLKHNVEVRTNRMIREASPSNHFSLLLFMDDIWSSPELSQGQGCMAPEFNFFI